A window from Deltaproteobacteria bacterium encodes these proteins:
- a CDS encoding autotransporter outer membrane beta-barrel domain-containing protein, whose translation REGDGKVEASLTAAVPYAALQVSERLKLWGAAGYGSGRVTLKTALGGNYSADTSWSMAAAGLRGDLLEAPQEGSGPALALTSDALWTRTSSEKTRDLAASDSDVTRLRVGLEGSYHVALEDGGSLVPKLEVGARHDGGDAETGFGVELGGGVKWTDPGLGLSLDVSGRTLLAHGNDDLKDRGFSAALAWDPAPATKRGASLSLRQDFGGRATGGLDALFQPAALEDRTGGGEATSRWAVEAAYGLPAFGGRWTGSPHMGLGLATGARDYSLGWRLAPEATNAPDLSFGVKATRRESDTTEAEHAVGFEVNARW comes from the coding sequence TGCGGGAGGGCGACGGCAAGGTGGAGGCGTCGCTGACGGCGGCGGTCCCCTATGCGGCGTTGCAGGTCTCGGAGCGGTTGAAGCTCTGGGGCGCGGCCGGCTACGGCTCAGGCCGCGTGACGCTGAAGACCGCCCTGGGCGGCAACTACAGCGCCGACACGAGCTGGAGCATGGCGGCGGCGGGCTTGCGGGGCGACCTGCTCGAAGCCCCGCAGGAAGGTTCCGGCCCGGCGCTGGCGTTGACCTCGGACGCGCTGTGGACGCGGACCTCCTCGGAGAAGACCCGCGACCTCGCGGCGTCGGACTCCGACGTGACGCGGCTCAGGGTCGGCCTGGAGGGCAGCTACCATGTTGCGCTGGAGGACGGCGGCAGCCTCGTGCCGAAGCTGGAGGTGGGCGCGCGCCATGACGGCGGCGACGCGGAGACCGGCTTCGGGGTCGAGCTCGGCGGCGGCGTCAAGTGGACCGATCCGGGCCTGGGCCTGTCGCTCGATGTCTCGGGGCGCACGCTGCTGGCGCACGGCAACGACGACCTGAAGGACCGGGGCTTCTCGGCCGCGCTGGCCTGGGATCCGGCCCCGGCGACGAAGCGGGGCGCGTCGCTCAGCCTGCGCCAGGACTTCGGCGGCCGGGCCACGGGCGGTCTCGACGCGCTGTTCCAGCCGGCGGCGCTGGAGGACCGCACCGGCGGCGGCGAGGCGACCTCGCGCTGGGCGGTGGAGGCGGCCTACGGGCTGCCGGCCTTCGGCGGGCGCTGGACCGGCAGCCCGCATATGGGGCTCGGGCTTGCGACCGGCGCACGCGACTACAGCCTCGGCTGGCGGCTCGCACCGGAGGCGACGAACGCGCCCGACCTCTCCTTCGGGGTGAAGGCGACGCGCCGGGAGAGCGACACGACCGAAGCGGAGCATGCCGTCGGATTCGAAGTCAATGCTCGCTGGTGA